From the Maioricimonas rarisocia genome, one window contains:
- a CDS encoding SGNH/GDSL hydrolase family protein — translation MICTYDSHAGYPEPMNGLVFHIVSGDAFFSGGCLVVAGLAGPLSSTPVVRRGSLLAVVIGLVLVAASSTPLPYWCYGLLASTMLLWLVALRVPRWQKKAVGAAAVAWLAAMAVEVPYHVAPKLKPVSARAMTVVGDSVTAGIGSDQDFPTWPEILRREENVHIQDLSRMGETTASALKRLREHPVEHPLVVVEIGGNDLLGSTGTAKFARDLDALLQAVCAADRQVIMFELPLPPLHHEWGRIQRDAARKYDVKLLPRREFLSVLAGGGATLDSIHLSEAGQQAMSRRGWEVVGPVMVERSVTGGRTSEFR, via the coding sequence GTGATTTGTACGTACGATAGTCACGCAGGGTATCCGGAGCCGATGAACGGACTGGTGTTTCACATCGTCAGCGGGGATGCGTTCTTCAGCGGGGGCTGCCTGGTCGTCGCCGGGCTGGCCGGTCCTCTCAGCTCCACCCCGGTTGTGCGGCGGGGCAGCCTGCTGGCAGTTGTGATCGGACTTGTACTTGTTGCGGCGTCATCGACGCCGCTGCCGTACTGGTGCTACGGACTGCTGGCCTCGACGATGCTGTTGTGGCTGGTCGCTCTCCGTGTGCCGCGATGGCAAAAAAAGGCTGTGGGTGCAGCAGCCGTTGCGTGGCTGGCGGCAATGGCAGTGGAGGTTCCATATCACGTCGCCCCCAAGCTCAAGCCGGTCTCGGCACGAGCGATGACGGTCGTCGGGGACTCCGTCACGGCAGGGATCGGCAGCGACCAGGACTTTCCCACGTGGCCGGAGATTCTAAGGCGGGAGGAGAATGTTCACATTCAGGATCTGTCCCGCATGGGAGAGACGACGGCATCGGCGCTGAAGCGGCTCCGAGAACACCCCGTCGAGCACCCGCTGGTCGTCGTCGAGATCGGCGGCAATGATCTGCTCGGGTCAACAGGGACCGCGAAGTTCGCCCGCGACCTCGATGCCCTGCTGCAGGCGGTATGCGCGGCAGACCGGCAGGTCATCATGTTTGAGCTTCCTTTGCCGCCGCTGCATCACGAATGGGGACGGATCCAGCGGGACGCGGCTCGCAAGTATGACGTAAAGCTTCTGCCGCGGCGGGAGTTCCTGTCAGTGCTGGCCGGCGGCGGTGCGACGCTGGATTCCATTCATCTTTCAGAGGCGGGACAGCAGGCGATGAGTCGAAGGGGGTGGGAGGTGGTCGGGCCGGTGATGGTGGAGAGGTCGGTGACCGGGGGCCGAACGAGCGAGTTTCGGTAG
- a CDS encoding nuclear transport factor 2 family protein, whose translation MPPAAHVAERFAQALDHEEYHAASKLLADDCVYTCRGSTYRGPEAIIDSYRGHGDAASRDFDGIEYESRVEERADGMAVIEFVDQLTHRGKSHTFTSQQVIEVGDDGLIRRIEHVDLPGQREALETFLRECGVQG comes from the coding sequence ATGCCCCCTGCCGCACACGTCGCAGAGCGGTTCGCCCAGGCGCTCGATCATGAAGAGTATCACGCCGCGTCGAAGCTTCTGGCGGACGACTGCGTCTACACGTGTCGCGGCAGCACGTACCGCGGGCCGGAAGCGATCATCGATTCCTATCGTGGCCACGGCGATGCAGCCAGCCGCGATTTCGACGGCATCGAGTACGAGAGTCGCGTGGAGGAGCGGGCAGACGGCATGGCCGTCATCGAGTTCGTCGATCAACTGACGCATCGGGGAAAGTCACACACGTTCACGTCGCAGCAGGTGATCGAGGTGGGAGACGACGGACTGATCCGACGGATCGAGCATGTCGACCTGCCAGGGCAGCGTGAGGCGCTCGAGACCTTCCTGCGGGAGTGTGGCGTCCAGGGGTAA
- a CDS encoding glyoxalase superfamily protein: MSSSMRIENICPVLGVADIARSLAFYVDCLGFEDAAWGDGQFTYVTRDGGGIYLSTLGHGHPEMWVWVGVEDARAIHDHLVSCGIAIRRGLENKPWALEFHVEDPDGHVLWIGSDPDDGAA, from the coding sequence ATGTCGTCGTCGATGCGGATCGAGAATATCTGTCCTGTGCTTGGCGTCGCAGACATCGCTCGGAGCCTGGCGTTCTATGTCGACTGTCTCGGCTTCGAAGATGCTGCCTGGGGTGACGGGCAGTTCACCTACGTGACGCGGGATGGAGGGGGCATCTACCTGAGCACCCTCGGGCATGGGCATCCGGAGATGTGGGTCTGGGTAGGGGTCGAAGATGCCCGGGCGATCCACGACCATCTTGTCTCGTGCGGCATTGCGATCCGCCGAGGGCTGGAGAACAAGCCGTGGGCCCTGGAGTTCCACGTCGAAGACCCGGACGGACACGTGCTGTGGATCGGCTCGGATCCGGATGATGGCGCAGCATGA